One segment of Pristis pectinata isolate sPriPec2 chromosome 3, sPriPec2.1.pri, whole genome shotgun sequence DNA contains the following:
- the LOC127568347 gene encoding TNF receptor-associated factor 5-like isoform X5 gives MKGLFQIGDNCCKREVWNLMVYCKNAPDCNVTVSFGRLGDHLKKCQFETVACINGCDAILRRKDLIDHLQTVCEYREEACQYCKVNLVFKNIKDHEVTTCPKYPIHCTNNCGGSFMRSELDAHLTICPEAEVECNYRKYGCHAREKRRKIKEHEHSCLNEHLLLVVKNNNKLEGQVMAPNINLLMKLQIFDLQKTLCERNHIITQLEEQINKLDIKVAQLSELISKNDDEVAKTQKILAGHADKIITIEQHSQQLCRRLDQERNNEVATLKEVIHVLKEKVECAENNIASLVSFEPCLKQHELLLNAHKKLLEKTNERFRVLEAAGYNGKLIWKICNYRRRKQEAAEGTALSLFSQPFYTSRCGYRLCARAYLNGDGAGKGTHVSLFFVVMKGEYDSLLMWPFKQKVTLTLLDQSPKKHHLIELFKADANSTSFKRPVSEMNIASGCPRFVSHAILEGGKTGTYIKDDTLFIKVIVDLTDLEDQ, from the exons AGATAACTGCTGCAAGAGGGAAGTGTGGAATTTGATGGTGTACTGTAAAAATGCTCCAGATTGCAACGTAACAGTATCCTTTGGACGTTTAGGG GATCACCTTaaaaaatgtcaatttgaaaCTGTAGCATGCATCAATGGTTGTGATGCTATCTTGCGAAGAAAAGATTTAATTGATCATTTGCAAACAGTGTGTGAATATAGGGAAGAAGCCTGCCAATATTGCAAAGTGAATTTAGTCTTTAAAAACATAAAG GATCATGAAGTCACCACTTGTCCGAAGTATCCTATTCATTGCACAAACAATTGTGGTGGAAGTTTTATGAGAAGTGAG cttgATGCACACCTGACCATCTGTCCGGAAGCCGAAGTGGAATGTAACTACAGAAAGTATGGTTGCCATGCCAGG GAAAAACGGAGAAAGATCAAGGAACATGAACATTCTTGTTTAAACGAGCATTTATTGCTTGTTGTTAAAAACAATAATAAATTGGAAGGACAG GTGATGGCGCCTAACATAAATCTCCTTATGAAACTTCAG ATATTTGATCTGCAAAAAACATTATGTGAAAGAAACCACATTATCACTCaattggaagaacaaatcaaCAAACTTGACATTAAGGTTGCACAACTAAGCGAACTAATTTCTAAAAATGATGATGAAGTTGCAAAAACACAG aaaatcctagcTGGTCATGCTGATAAAATAATAACTattgagcagcattcacaacaactTTGCAGAAGATTAGATCaagaaagaaataatgaagtAGCAACACTGAAGGAAGTCATTCATGTATTGAAGGAAAAGGTGGAATGTGCTGAAAATAACATTGCATCATTGG TTTCTTTTGAGCCGTGCCTGAAGCAACATGAGTTATTGTTAAATGCTCATAAGAAGCTGCTGGAAAAGACTAATGAAAGATTTCGAGTTTTAGAAGCAGCTGGCTACAATGGGAAACTGATTTGGAAGATCTGCAATTACAGAAGAAGAAAGCAGGAAGCAGCAGAAGGAACGGCTCTTTCTCTTTTTAGCCAGCCCTTTTACACAAGTCGCTGTGGATACAGGCTTTGTGCTCGGGCGTATTTAAATGGAGATGGGGCAGGCAAAGGAACACATGTatctttgttttttgttgttatGAAAGGCGAGTATGACTCTCTGTTGATGTGGCCATTTAAACAGAAGGTCACTCTTACACTGCTTGACCAGAGCCCAAAAAAACATCACTTGATAGAACTCTTTAAGGCCGATGCCAATAGCACCAGTTTTAAAAGACCGGTTTCGGAAATGAATATTGCATCTGGCTGTCCACGATTTGTATCTCACGCGATACTTGAAGGTGGGAAAACAGGAACATACATAAAAGATGACACATTATTCATCAAAGTCATTGTGGATTTAACCGATCTTGAAGATCAATAG